The following proteins are co-located in the Chryseobacterium daecheongense genome:
- a CDS encoding glycosyltransferase, translating into MKRKNPEYQYHFYDDNDIQKFITEEFPPQYIENYNKLTIGAAKADFFRYAVLYKKGGIYLDVDSAITRPLRDLIKDDDDAVISRERHDGLFVQWALIFNKNHPFLKKTLDLMLDNIETHRYPHNIHATTGPTVYSEAISQSLKENSNISYRLFPGIEFRGYLQFKYKLGKFFLYEKKAEHWKLKQTTQDIIKQNQVTLLLVIHTLMEFII; encoded by the coding sequence ATGAAGAGAAAAAATCCGGAATACCAATATCATTTCTATGATGATAACGATATCCAAAAATTCATCACGGAGGAATTTCCTCCCCAGTATATTGAAAATTACAATAAGCTAACCATTGGCGCGGCAAAAGCTGATTTTTTCAGATATGCTGTTTTATATAAAAAAGGAGGAATCTATCTTGATGTAGACAGTGCCATCACAAGACCTTTAAGGGATCTCATTAAAGATGATGATGATGCTGTAATAAGCAGAGAAAGACATGATGGCTTGTTTGTTCAATGGGCACTGATATTCAATAAAAATCACCCTTTCCTAAAAAAGACTCTGGACCTTATGCTGGACAATATCGAAACCCACCGATATCCCCACAATATCCATGCTACTACTGGCCCAACGGTTTATAGCGAAGCAATCAGCCAGAGTTTGAAAGAAAATTCAAATATCTCCTATAGATTATTTCCTGGAATTGAGTTCAGAGGTTATCTACAATTCAAATATAAGCTGGGAAAATTCTTCCTGTATGAAAAAAAAGCAGAACACTGGAAGCTAAAACAAACAACCCAGGATATCATTAAACAAAATCAGGTAACATTGCTTCTTGTCATCCATACTTTGATGGAATTTATCATTTAA